The Actinomadura sp. WMMB 499 genome includes a window with the following:
- a CDS encoding alkaline phosphatase D family protein translates to MTALVLGPHLRHVSAHTATIFVETDRPCEVRVVGEGVDAASRTFTVHGHHYAIVEVTGLEAGARVPYEVVAGGDTVWPLDAESPPSLIRTLPGDGRPLSIAFGSCRRSPGTVEEFGHDALTAFARRLRTFGDGVEWPDVLLMVGDQVYADELGEEMLEYIRARRGDAEPVGEVADYEEYVRLYEMAWRDDVDVRWLLSTVPTFTVFDDHDIRDDWNTSYAWREEMWAQPWWRARITGGIGSYWVYQHLGNLSPAERADDPVLRSVREASDATGDAADVLDAFSERADREPESTRWSYAHDFDGVRFIVVDSRCSRLLTPDRRGMLDDREFAWLDEQTQGDVEHLVIASSLPFLLPRAIHDAENWNEAISEGAWGRPGAALGEKMRQAVDLEHWAAFDRSFREVASHVLAVGRGERGSVPASITFLSGDVHFSYLARVDAPEIDTKIAQIVCSPLRNPLDGKIRVAQRIACMWETATPFRWLGKLAKVPVPPLKWRVTDGPWFDNAIATVTLAGRDCDVTWESPRNAGTLVELGRADITG, encoded by the coding sequence ATGACCGCTTTGGTACTCGGCCCCCACCTCCGGCACGTGAGCGCCCACACGGCGACGATCTTCGTGGAGACGGACCGTCCCTGCGAGGTCCGCGTCGTGGGCGAGGGCGTGGACGCCGCGTCGCGCACGTTCACCGTCCACGGCCACCACTACGCCATCGTGGAGGTCACCGGACTCGAGGCGGGCGCCCGCGTCCCCTACGAGGTCGTCGCCGGCGGGGACACCGTCTGGCCGCTCGACGCCGAGTCCCCGCCGAGCCTCATCCGGACCCTCCCGGGCGACGGCCGCCCGCTCAGCATCGCGTTCGGGTCGTGCCGCCGCTCGCCCGGCACCGTCGAGGAGTTCGGGCACGACGCCCTCACCGCGTTCGCCCGCCGGCTGCGCACGTTCGGCGACGGCGTGGAGTGGCCGGACGTCCTGCTGATGGTCGGCGACCAGGTCTACGCGGACGAACTCGGCGAGGAGATGCTCGAGTACATCCGCGCGCGGCGCGGCGACGCCGAGCCGGTCGGCGAGGTCGCCGACTACGAGGAGTACGTCCGCCTCTACGAGATGGCGTGGCGCGACGACGTGGACGTGCGGTGGCTGCTGTCCACGGTCCCGACCTTCACCGTCTTCGACGACCACGACATCCGCGACGACTGGAACACCTCCTACGCGTGGCGGGAGGAGATGTGGGCGCAGCCGTGGTGGCGGGCGCGCATCACCGGCGGGATCGGGTCGTACTGGGTGTACCAGCACCTCGGGAACCTGTCCCCGGCGGAACGGGCGGACGACCCGGTCCTCAGGTCCGTGCGGGAGGCGTCCGACGCGACCGGCGACGCCGCGGACGTCCTGGACGCCTTCAGCGAGCGCGCGGACCGCGAGCCGGAGAGCACGCGGTGGAGCTACGCGCACGACTTCGACGGCGTCCGGTTCATCGTCGTCGACAGCCGCTGCTCCCGCCTGCTGACGCCCGACCGGCGCGGGATGCTCGACGACCGCGAGTTCGCCTGGCTGGACGAGCAGACCCAGGGCGACGTGGAGCACCTCGTCATCGCCAGCTCCCTGCCCTTCCTGCTGCCGCGCGCCATCCACGACGCCGAGAACTGGAACGAGGCGATCTCGGAGGGCGCGTGGGGACGGCCGGGCGCGGCGCTCGGCGAGAAGATGCGGCAGGCCGTCGACCTGGAGCACTGGGCGGCGTTCGACCGGTCGTTCCGGGAGGTCGCCTCGCACGTCCTCGCGGTCGGGCGGGGCGAGCGCGGGTCCGTCCCCGCGAGCATCACGTTCCTGTCCGGCGACGTGCACTTCTCGTACCTGGCGCGGGTCGACGCCCCGGAGATCGACACGAAGATCGCGCAGATCGTCTGCTCCCCGCTCCGCAACCCGCTCGACGGGAAGATCCGCGTCGCCCAGCGGATCGCGTGCATGTGGGAGACGGCGACGCCGTTCCGGTGGCTCGGGAAGCTCGCGAAGGTGCCCGTGCCGCCGCTGAAGTGGCGCGTCACCGACGGGCCCTGGTTCGACAACGCGATCGCCACCGTGACGCTGGCCGGCCGCGACTGCGACGTCACCTGGGAGTCGCCGCGCAACGCGGGCACGCTCGTCGAGCTGGGCCGGGCCGACATCACCGGCTGA